In the Nitrospirota bacterium genome, one interval contains:
- a CDS encoding M48 family metallopeptidase, whose product MTQFLPNALCFGSEFPASGAPCVVQVEGDGLTIIFESEGAEGAREVILFSALTVSAGGLDHDHLVVKWAHAQGERTLYLKNHDVIRAFRQAAPDHLNAPFEQAAERVRQARQRHRVMWAVVVGSILALVLGLWFGADLLVEVAVSRIPVEWEQKLGDSAYRDFLVHQEVMKEGPGVTALGEMTQRLTEQIPNNPYKFEVTVVKSDVVNAFALPGGHVVVFTGLMKKADSGEEVAGVMSHELNHVLQRHGLERMVKSLGLMTAVAIVLGDQQGLVGMMKQVGVELLTLKFGREQETEADVKGLQLLQRAKIDPSGMIKFFERLSEKDEGRMEWLSTHPMSTARAERLKAELAALPKKSPEPFTFEWKQVQASLGSQPVVAP is encoded by the coding sequence ATGACTCAATTTCTCCCCAACGCCCTTTGTTTCGGTAGCGAGTTCCCCGCCAGCGGTGCCCCTTGTGTTGTCCAGGTCGAGGGAGACGGTCTCACGATCATCTTCGAGTCTGAGGGGGCCGAGGGCGCGCGCGAGGTGATCCTGTTTTCTGCACTCACTGTCTCAGCCGGTGGGCTCGACCATGACCATCTTGTAGTGAAGTGGGCTCACGCACAGGGGGAGCGGACGCTCTATCTCAAAAACCACGACGTGATACGTGCCTTTCGCCAAGCTGCGCCGGATCATTTGAACGCTCCGTTTGAACAAGCGGCCGAGCGGGTGCGGCAGGCGCGGCAGCGCCATCGTGTCATGTGGGCTGTCGTTGTCGGTTCGATTCTCGCTCTGGTACTGGGCCTCTGGTTCGGAGCCGATCTGCTGGTCGAGGTTGCCGTGAGCCGGATTCCGGTTGAGTGGGAGCAAAAGCTGGGGGACTCGGCCTATCGGGACTTCCTTGTCCATCAAGAGGTGATGAAAGAAGGTCCGGGAGTCACTGCGCTGGGAGAGATGACGCAGCGGCTGACCGAACAGATTCCCAACAATCCCTATAAGTTTGAAGTGACCGTGGTGAAGAGTGACGTCGTCAATGCCTTCGCGCTCCCAGGCGGGCATGTGGTGGTGTTCACCGGGCTCATGAAAAAAGCGGACAGTGGCGAAGAAGTGGCGGGCGTGATGAGCCATGAGTTGAACCATGTGCTGCAACGGCATGGGCTTGAGCGGATGGTGAAGAGTCTTGGGTTGATGACTGCGGTGGCGATTGTGCTCGGCGACCAACAGGGCCTTGTTGGCATGATGAAACAAGTGGGCGTTGAACTCCTCACCCTCAAGTTCGGCCGGGAGCAGGAGACCGAAGCGGACGTGAAGGGACTGCAACTGCTTCAACGGGCAAAGATCGATCCCTCCGGCATGATCAAGTTTTTCGAACGACTGTCGGAAAAAGACGAAGGTCGGATGGAATGGCTCTCCACGCATCCGATGAGCACCGCCAGGGCCGAACGATTGAAAGCGGAGCTGGCCGCTTTGCCGAAGAAATCCCCGGAGCCCTTTACGTTCGAATGGAAACAGGTGCAGGCGTCACTCGGGTCTCAGCCGGTTGTCGCTCCCTGA
- a CDS encoding TRL domain-containing protein, with translation MKRAFISLGVVAFAAVVSGCGIGGYTQPGGLTPTAGIYMDTVSGGILHDNGTAPTKTGKSCGTSIMGIVATGDTSVEAAMINGGIKKAVYTQEHIRGFVWGAFVELCTIVKGN, from the coding sequence ATGAAAAGAGCATTCATCTCGTTGGGCGTGGTTGCATTTGCAGCGGTTGTTTCCGGATGTGGAATCGGAGGGTACACGCAACCTGGCGGTCTGACTCCGACGGCTGGGATCTACATGGACACGGTCTCAGGCGGTATTCTGCATGACAATGGCACGGCACCAACCAAGACCGGAAAATCCTGCGGAACGAGCATCATGGGGATTGTGGCGACCGGCGATACGTCCGTTGAAGCGGCGATGATCAATGGCGGAATCAAGAAAGCGGTTTATACCCAAGAGCATATCAGGGGATTTGTCTGGGGCGCGTTCGTTGAATTGTGCACGATTGTCAAAGGCAACTAG
- a CDS encoding outer membrane beta-barrel protein, whose product MKRFGITMPILLRLMMAGAVVGVLTFHGYGAELAGAEAAESADVYMSLSVVGGFPEAQGMNLAGQEVSKSNAHRSLGAGFKVGVFPEATSRVLGIELEYFGTTGRLSAANRNSAEGAAGLTVLNSMVNVMVRQPSGSVRPYGGVGVGYSGGILHGADFPGRSNRAFDSTSNFAYQFMGGVQWEVRGQTFLFAEYKHLMTTFHWKAVSFDYRANYVLGGIGLNF is encoded by the coding sequence ATGAAGCGGTTTGGAATCACCATGCCGATTTTGCTCAGGCTTATGATGGCAGGAGCTGTGGTGGGCGTGCTCACGTTTCATGGGTACGGAGCAGAGCTTGCTGGGGCAGAGGCGGCGGAGTCGGCGGATGTCTACATGAGTCTGTCGGTGGTGGGTGGATTTCCCGAGGCACAGGGGATGAACCTTGCCGGACAAGAGGTTAGTAAGAGCAATGCTCATAGGAGCCTGGGGGCGGGGTTTAAAGTTGGCGTATTCCCCGAAGCCACGTCTCGAGTGCTCGGAATCGAACTGGAGTACTTCGGTACGACGGGCAGATTATCAGCAGCGAATCGTAACAGCGCAGAGGGTGCGGCTGGCCTGACCGTCCTCAACAGTATGGTGAATGTCATGGTTAGGCAGCCCTCCGGGTCGGTTCGCCCCTATGGAGGCGTTGGTGTCGGATATTCTGGAGGAATTCTGCACGGTGCGGACTTTCCCGGCCGGTCGAATCGAGCATTTGATTCGACGTCGAACTTCGCCTATCAGTTTATGGGAGGAGTGCAGTGGGAGGTGAGGGGCCAGACGTTTCTGTTTGCCGAGTACAAACATCTGATGACGACGTTCCATTGGAAGGCCGTCTCCTTCGACTATCGAGCAAATTATGTGCTTGGTGGAATCGGGCTGAACTTTTAA
- a CDS encoding DUF3015 family protein: MLKKMLMATMAVAFVGMQAGFVLAAGTPDTGPGCGLGKIAFANYPNAKTKGAQVLMATLNGTGANTFAISSGTSGCTDDGKWWAAGEKTTMFAELNSDALAQEMAQGRGEHLASLAALLGLPQDQHAAFFAMAQERYTTLTNAGELSSVAMVKSLNDAISANPVLAKVSLNK, encoded by the coding sequence ATGCTGAAGAAAATGCTTATGGCGACAATGGCAGTAGCATTCGTGGGAATGCAGGCGGGATTCGTATTGGCGGCTGGTACGCCTGATACGGGACCTGGTTGCGGACTTGGCAAGATTGCATTTGCAAACTATCCGAACGCCAAGACGAAGGGCGCACAAGTTTTGATGGCCACTCTCAATGGGACAGGGGCCAACACCTTTGCAATTAGCAGCGGAACTTCAGGCTGCACGGATGACGGTAAGTGGTGGGCGGCAGGAGAGAAGACGACCATGTTTGCCGAGTTGAACTCGGATGCCTTGGCTCAAGAAATGGCGCAAGGCCGCGGTGAGCATTTGGCTTCGTTGGCCGCGCTGTTGGGCTTGCCGCAAGACCAGCATGCTGCGTTCTTTGCGATGGCTCAAGAGCGCTATACGACGTTGACGAATGCAGGAGAGCTTTCGTCTGTGGCGATGGTCAAATCATTGAATGATGCGATCTCAGCCAATCCGGTCTTGGCGAAGGTGTCGTTGAATAAGTAG
- a CDS encoding DUF4105 domain-containing protein, whose protein sequence is MQVFLAPAVRREPFYSVFAVALIHALLLIIFFSLPICGWADQGPNHYRDELIEQAKRARLADAREWRLLLHYQDNLFGGVTSEQDDEGFFLSPQGKQNPEAELRATIEAFFSPAIIGRSKQPAQCAFIARYHWLKERLRFDDSQLVPVVCDRFEGWRAELNPQGVSLIFPAAFLNNPASMFGHTFLRIDQKGQTEQTRILAYTIDYAAELPPDVGLEYAYKGIFGGYKGFFSTPPYYLKVQAYRDMENRDMWEYQLNLTPSQIERLIMHAWEMGSAYFDYFFFKENCSYHILSLLEYANPDLHLREQFYLWTIPADTVRIIVAQPGMVGTTTYRPSRSTLIRRKRTFLTPEEQVLSGQIVLSSDVIRDAAFATLSVLRRALVLDVASDYLRYKSESDDPEVKVYKERNRHVLTERSRLLVPSEEIAILPYTKQPDAGHHTSRAAIGAGWRNRDSFEEVSLRAAYHDLLDPESGYTPNAQIEIVGVAVRQYNRQEQTRFERATLLNILSLSPMDDLFRAPSWKVNVGMQTIRHNGCTLCSNGVANVGLGAAAETALFKREVYFAFAEAEANYSRAYEERHRVGGGGTVGMLVDATDRWKLMLSGSYLRYALGDKSDDIRWYAGSRYTLSQNWALRLEYNHRDRDNDLVFSVQAFF, encoded by the coding sequence GTGCAGGTATTCTTGGCTCCCGCCGTCAGGCGGGAGCCGTTCTATTCCGTATTCGCTGTGGCTCTCATTCATGCTCTCCTTCTCATCATTTTCTTTTCTCTGCCGATTTGTGGCTGGGCAGACCAGGGGCCCAATCACTATCGCGATGAACTGATTGAACAAGCAAAACGCGCTCGGCTGGCAGACGCACGCGAATGGCGCTTGTTGCTGCATTACCAAGACAATCTGTTTGGAGGGGTGACCAGTGAACAGGATGACGAGGGATTTTTCCTATCGCCTCAAGGGAAACAGAACCCAGAAGCCGAACTCAGGGCGACGATCGAGGCATTTTTTTCTCCCGCTATTATCGGACGTTCGAAGCAGCCGGCCCAATGTGCCTTCATCGCCCGGTATCATTGGCTGAAAGAGCGGCTGCGGTTCGACGACAGTCAGCTTGTGCCCGTTGTCTGTGATCGTTTCGAGGGGTGGCGGGCCGAGTTGAACCCCCAGGGCGTCAGTCTCATTTTCCCTGCGGCCTTCCTGAACAATCCCGCGTCCATGTTCGGTCATACGTTTTTACGGATTGATCAGAAGGGCCAGACTGAACAAACGAGAATCCTGGCCTACACCATCGACTACGCGGCTGAATTGCCTCCTGACGTCGGGCTTGAATATGCGTATAAGGGCATCTTCGGAGGCTACAAGGGCTTCTTCTCCACCCCTCCCTATTACCTCAAGGTCCAAGCCTATCGCGACATGGAAAATCGCGATATGTGGGAGTATCAACTGAACCTGACTCCGTCCCAGATCGAGCGGCTGATCATGCATGCCTGGGAAATGGGGAGCGCGTATTTCGACTATTTCTTTTTCAAGGAAAATTGTTCGTATCACATTCTCTCCCTTTTGGAGTATGCCAATCCTGATCTACATTTGAGAGAACAGTTCTATCTCTGGACGATTCCGGCGGATACCGTACGTATCATCGTCGCTCAGCCTGGAATGGTGGGCACCACGACCTATCGCCCTTCCCGGAGCACACTCATCAGACGAAAACGGACATTCCTGACACCGGAGGAGCAGGTCCTCTCAGGGCAGATCGTGCTGTCGTCAGACGTGATACGGGATGCGGCTTTTGCCACGCTGTCTGTCCTGCGCCGGGCTCTTGTTCTTGATGTCGCCTCAGATTATCTGCGGTACAAGTCCGAGAGCGACGATCCAGAGGTGAAGGTATACAAGGAGCGTAATCGGCACGTGCTGACGGAGCGGAGTCGTTTGTTGGTGCCATCGGAGGAGATCGCAATTCTTCCCTATACAAAACAGCCTGACGCAGGGCATCACACCTCCCGTGCAGCGATCGGCGCCGGGTGGCGCAATCGCGACAGCTTTGAAGAAGTGTCGTTGCGGGCTGCATACCATGACCTGCTGGATCCTGAATCCGGATACACGCCGAATGCCCAAATCGAGATAGTGGGAGTCGCTGTTCGTCAATATAATCGGCAGGAACAAACCAGGTTTGAGCGAGCGACCCTGCTGAACATCCTTTCGCTCTCCCCTATGGATGACCTCTTCCGCGCCCCTTCCTGGAAGGTGAATGTCGGGATGCAGACGATCCGGCACAATGGCTGTACACTCTGCAGCAACGGAGTGGCCAACGTCGGTCTCGGGGCTGCGGCAGAAACGGCGCTGTTCAAGCGCGAAGTCTATTTTGCATTTGCCGAGGCAGAAGCCAACTACAGCAGAGCCTACGAAGAGCGTCATCGGGTCGGCGGAGGCGGGACGGTGGGGATGTTGGTCGACGCCACCGATCGCTGGAAGTTGATGCTGTCTGGCTCCTACCTGCGTTATGCGCTCGGAGACAAGTCCGACGATATCCGCTGGTATGCCGGATCGCGCTATACGCTTTCGCAGAATTGGGCATTGCGGCTGGAATATAACCATCGCGACCGGGACAATGACCTGGTCTTCTCCGTCCAAGCCTTCTTCTAA
- a CDS encoding class I SAM-dependent methyltransferase has translation MSVGTDPSGERPLSQVPMVPVAPHPPLRRYYSEDEKRQAFLNELFDRTAYQYRNIDVATGFGSGLWYRKKALREAGLKPGMHVLDVACGPGLVSQCARELVGPSGRVVGLDPSIGMLREAQKGPCRNFVRGIGEQLPFPDQSFDFLSMGYAMRHVSDLKTAFAEYRRVLKPGGIVLLLDICRPRSPLLLSLSRFYIKTVMGLAFTASTGNRDMKTLMAYWWDTTEFCVSPETILGALREVGLTDCSLHELFNGLLRDYRAVRI, from the coding sequence ATGAGCGTCGGTACAGATCCATCCGGTGAGCGTCCCCTGTCCCAGGTGCCGATGGTGCCTGTCGCGCCCCATCCCCCCTTGCGCCGATACTATTCCGAGGACGAGAAACGGCAAGCGTTTCTGAATGAGCTGTTCGATCGGACGGCCTATCAGTACCGCAATATCGATGTCGCAACCGGATTCGGTTCCGGGCTCTGGTATCGGAAAAAGGCGCTCCGTGAAGCAGGACTGAAGCCAGGGATGCATGTGCTCGATGTCGCCTGCGGCCCCGGTTTAGTTTCGCAATGTGCCCGTGAATTGGTTGGCCCGTCTGGTAGAGTCGTTGGGCTGGACCCGAGTATCGGCATGTTGCGGGAGGCACAAAAGGGCCCTTGCCGGAATTTCGTTCGAGGGATAGGCGAGCAGTTGCCCTTTCCCGATCAGAGCTTCGATTTTTTGAGCATGGGTTATGCCATGCGGCATGTCTCCGATCTGAAAACCGCGTTTGCTGAGTATCGGCGCGTGCTCAAGCCTGGAGGGATTGTGCTGCTGTTAGATATCTGTCGGCCTCGCTCTCCGCTGCTGCTGTCGCTGTCGCGCTTTTACATCAAGACGGTCATGGGTCTTGCCTTTACCGCCTCGACCGGGAATCGGGACATGAAAACATTGATGGCCTATTGGTGGGATACGACCGAGTTCTGTGTTTCGCCGGAGACGATCCTCGGCGCGTTACGGGAAGTCGGGTTGACCGATTGTTCGTTGCACGAGTTATTTAACGGACTCTTGCGGGATTACCGAGCCGTGAGAATTTAG
- a CDS encoding phosphopantetheine-binding protein has product MEHSESKPLEQELSKLIVQTLKLKIDPATIQPDAALFGDGLGLDSIDALELSLAISQTYGYQLKSSDPDIKAIFSSLRALANAIVKNRTK; this is encoded by the coding sequence ATGGAACATTCAGAATCAAAGCCGCTCGAACAAGAGCTGTCGAAGCTGATCGTCCAGACGCTCAAGCTGAAGATCGATCCGGCTACGATCCAGCCTGACGCAGCATTGTTCGGAGACGGGCTCGGCCTCGACTCGATCGACGCGTTGGAGCTTTCGCTGGCTATTTCACAAACCTACGGCTATCAGCTCAAGTCGAGCGATCCAGACATCAAAGCCATCTTTTCCTCCCTGCGGGCGTTGGCCAATGCGATTGTGAAGAACCGCACGAAGTGA